Within the Musa acuminata AAA Group cultivar baxijiao chromosome BXJ2-9, Cavendish_Baxijiao_AAA, whole genome shotgun sequence genome, the region ACATACTTTTTTTTCCCTCTATGATGGCTTTTCCACTTCTTCGCATTCCCCTCCTCCTCCCATCTTTTTCTCCTAGTGATATTTTGAAATCAACTAAAATCAGACAACTCCAACTGACTTAAACCGATTGTAGTCATTTCCAACGTTGCTAACTATACAGTGAAGAAACTGATCCAAATTGGATCAATCTTGCCTGTGATATCAATATCCAAGTATATGATAATAAAATCGACCAATGCCACAAACTATGGCTAAAACCTTAGAACTAGTTGACCACTAAAGTCAAAGATATTAACTTATCCAGGGTCACAGGTTCTGAGGTCCTTCCATTTCCACACATAGTTCCCAGCTTTATAATAAAGAACAAAAGATAGGACATGAATGTACCACCAACCAAGCAAAAAACTCTTCTAGCAAATAAATTTAGCTACACAATAAAAAGGCATACCTTACTCGTAAAATTGTCAAGAATTAGGTGCGGATAAGCCTCAGACATTGTTCCCACTGCCTTTTTATCTTTAATATCATGCCTCGTCACCTGAAGATAATAAGAAAATATATGGGTGTACCAACAATCTTCAAATAACtagaaaagaaaaatacttctacaTACCACATTGAGCAAGCCAAAGTATGCAGTAGGACCAAATGGCAAATGGCAAACAATCAAACCATCTGGTTGACCCCGATGTTCATGCACCAAAACAACATCCGTGAATTCGTGTGCACGACAAGATTCAATAATTTCCGAGATCACCTATGACAGAATATGTTATCTTTATAAgttgacataaaagaaaatagCTATGCCAAAGATATCATTAGTGGGTGCAACCCATCAAGATACACAATTATCAAGTTGCAGGGCATACCAAACAGGAAAAACTAACATATTACATAAGCAGTGTGGAAGAGAAGGAACATAAGAATTAGTACATGCATGAATAAACACACAAATAAATCTGTGCAACCACAAAGTGGACATTCTCtaatgaaattaaaatattaatataaagatGTCTAGGTCAAAGGATTTATAAGATTTTAGCATTACTGTAATCCATCCAAACAACAACCCCAGCACTACAAAAGTAAATGTGCTGATCCATGACAACCTACACCTATACAGGCTCAACTTGCTGAGGGGTAATAGGGTTTAATTAAGCTTGGGTAAGTTTGCCTATAAGGTAAAGACTCTACAAATTCAAGCCTACAAAATTAGGCATGAATTACCTAAATCATTAGATTTGCCATTAATAAAGTAATAGTACCACGATGTattaagaaaagaacaaaaaatacacCTGACCACCACGATTCATTCTTGTTGAGTTGGGAAAGACAATTTTGAGTTCCTATAAGAACAACAATACCAAGTTAAACTTGCAGATATATGATTAGTACTTCAACAGAACCACAAAAATATGCAGCTACTTACTTTGACAAACTGAGTAAGAGGTTGGCTTGGATTACGAGATGTTGTCAACAAAATCCTTGGATCCTTTTCTGATGCTGTGGCGTACTCATCGTCGATGTGCGTTCTTGGTACTAGGCAAAGACAGAGACAAAACAACGAGGAGCTTTGAACGACCACGCACTTATAGAAGCATTCTAAATAGATAAGTGATAGAcgaaaaaatatgaaaaaaattccaataaagataataaaaagaaaaacatagtacCAGCGGTGTATTCATCTTCGAGGTCGATCTCTTGGCGGAGAGCGGCCTCCTCGTTCCTCAGCTCGGTCGGGATGGGCTTCCCCTCTGCGATGTAATCGGCGCTTTAGGATTAGGAAAGAAGGGCTTCACATATCTAAGACAGGGAACGAGAAAGAACAATAACCTTCGAGGGCTTCTCGGATCTTCCGCTTCTTCTCGTAGTACTCGCGTTCCTTCCCCTCCAAGCTCTTGCGGTAGAGATATTCTCTCCTCAGCCTCGTGTTCCGCCGCAACATCTCGCTCCCCGTAAGGGCACTTCGAAGGAGAAGACTTGAGCCGGTATTGCGTGCGTCGGGGCGGGGCGGGGCGGGTCGAGACAGAGGCGGCGGCGGCTAAAGGAGTCCGTAGGGCTTGAGCGGGTaaaatataacattttattttGCCTTAAAAAGTGACCGAttaattttataagaaaaaatcatatgagaaaacaATTTTACCTATAAAAATCCTTGCCAATTGCCAATTGCCAATTGTTATCATATAATGAATGCCCCTCTATCAAAGAAAATACGCACAGCACCCTTTGATCCGATTTACCCAATAGATATAATTGGTCACTGTCGTGAGAACTTATTAAAGAGCGATTCACTAAGTCTAACTTAATGGGCTTCTTTGTATACAACTGTTTCGCttgtcaaaaaataataataataattctaataTGCTCAAATGTTTAACAAAACTCTTAAAGCAGTTCGAATAGTTGTCAATTTAAATGTATCTTTTATCAAATCGAACTTATTTATATCATATCTTTTTTCGATCGGCAAAGATAGACGTGAGTTATATAATCTTTTGCGGTGCTGCACTCGTAAATTTACCATGTCACACGTGATTACAAAATTAAATTGAATATGTGTCATATTTAACTATAAaaacatctaaaaataataaaatttaaaatgattttatgtaatttttgttatcatatttttttattgaacaGGATAAAACTTATGATATTATACATCTTGTGAATAATATTACCCTAGATTGGAGAACTgagtataataatataaattttatttaattcatattagtttttaatgaaaacatTTATTCTATCATCGTAGAAGAAGATTAAAATGTGATAATAAGGTTCAAGTGGAAGGAAGGGAAGtagttaaaatattaaatatgataaataaaatttattgatTATGTGATGTTTATTCTTGATTTAAAGTAAAATCTCATTAGTAAAGGACAACTAATGAGAAAAGgatattatactattttttatgatgaaaaatacttgatttatgatcagaaaattaaaaaattgatagcaaaggatgacaaaaaaaaaaaagtatttcacATATTATTTTTGAATTTCTTCTTACATGCCTTCACTATTATTGATGAATCGATATTATGATATAAAAGTTATGATCATCTgaatttttatgatagatatgaGATGAAATGTCATGGCACAGGTTGTGATAATTGAGGAATTGTTATTCATAAGAAGAATGCACAAGAAAAGAATAAGACCTTAAACTCCGATAATAACAAACTTACAACTGAGAAATGACAAGAATAGGAAAAGTCAACATTATAGACAAGGATAATAAGGAACGTGTAATTAtgactcaaaagaaaaggaatagaaTAAAGAGATGACTTTGGAAGAATATGAAAAGATTCAGAAAGAGAAGTAAAAGACCTTACAATGAAATCTGAGGAGAAAAAGGTTGAAATTGATAAGGAGTTATTAAGTTAGGTTCTCGTACGGattcaagaaaaaggaagaaaaatacctACCGTGATGAATGAAGCAAAAAGCCATTGAGCATCAATAAGTTCTTAAAACTaactaaaagaatttttagatacatcAAGGGAACTTTCAATTATAGCATTCATTATAGGCAGGTAAAAGATTTTAAATTGTATTCTTATATTGATTGGGCTGGTTGGACagataatagaaaaaataattttagatttGTACTCAACTGAGACAAAATATGTTGGGACTACAAGTATGATATGCCAAACAATTTAGcctcaaaaaattataatagaTCTCTAAGAAAAACAAAATGAATCAACTAAAATATACTATGATACTAAGT harbors:
- the LOC103996572 gene encoding uncharacterized protein LOC103996572; translation: MLRRNTRLRREYLYRKSLEGKEREYYEKKRKIREALEEGKPIPTELRNEEAALRQEIDLEDEYTAVPRTHIDDEYATASEKDPRILLTTSRNPSQPLTQFVKELKIVFPNSTRMNRGGQVISEIIESCRAHEFTDVVLVHEHRGQPDGLIVCHLPFGPTAYFGLLNVVTRHDIKDKKAVGTMSEAYPHLILDNFTSKLGQRTANILKHLFPEPKPDSKRIITFANQSDYISFRHHVYEKRGGPKSVELKEVGPRFELRLYQIKLGTVDQSEAQNEWVIRPYMNTAKKRNVLGD